In a single window of the Methanolobus psychrophilus R15 genome:
- a CDS encoding beta-lysine acetyltransferase, which translates to MTDAIIRLGDSVVQHGRHNDRVYLMSLSSSDFDPINPVFEAMESLASENSYSKIFCKIPSSLKGDFLSGGYVEEAHIPGFFGGSEDASFMCRYFSQSRMHDESSGENCKVLDIALGRQDERKKARLPVNANCDICTPADVVEMADVFREVFPTYPFPVFDPEYLLHTMSEGFVYFCIRTEGRIVALSSCEMDTENRTVEMTDFATLPAHRGRGYSHFLLSEMEREMLRRKMLVAYTIARARSYGMNIVFSRKSYRYAGTLVNNTNISGGFESMNVWYKRL; encoded by the coding sequence TTGACTGATGCTATAATACGTCTGGGTGATTCGGTAGTCCAGCACGGAAGGCATAATGACAGGGTGTACCTGATGAGCCTGTCCTCTTCAGATTTTGACCCTATAAATCCGGTATTTGAAGCTATGGAGTCTTTGGCATCTGAAAACAGTTATTCGAAGATATTCTGCAAAATTCCTTCCTCCCTGAAGGGTGATTTCCTTTCAGGGGGATATGTGGAGGAAGCACATATACCAGGCTTCTTCGGCGGTTCAGAGGATGCAAGCTTCATGTGCAGGTATTTTTCTCAATCCCGTATGCATGATGAAAGCTCTGGGGAAAACTGCAAGGTCCTGGATATTGCGCTGGGCAGACAGGATGAACGAAAAAAGGCCAGACTTCCGGTGAATGCCAATTGCGATATCTGTACCCCTGCTGATGTGGTGGAGATGGCCGATGTGTTCAGGGAAGTGTTCCCCACTTACCCATTTCCGGTGTTTGATCCGGAATATCTTTTACATACCATGTCAGAAGGATTTGTGTACTTCTGTATCAGGACAGAGGGCAGGATAGTTGCACTGTCATCCTGTGAGATGGATACTGAGAACAGGACCGTGGAGATGACGGATTTTGCGACGCTGCCCGCACATCGGGGCAGGGGTTATTCGCACTTTCTTCTCAGCGAGATGGAACGGGAGATGCTAAGGCGCAAAATGCTTGTAGCTTATACCATCGCAAGAGCCCGTTCTTATGGGATGAACATAGTGTTCTCAAGGAAGTCTTACAGGTATGCAGGGACCCTTGTGAACAATACTAACATTTCGGGCGGGTTTGAGAGTATGAATGTATGGTACAAGAGGCTCTGA
- a CDS encoding transcriptional regulator, ArsR family: MQENEEISSSEKVLILPLNEGSKKITQILSNDKAMRVLEILTDKPMSATDMAEKLSMPLTTIKYNLDALVEVDLIKVKQTKWSKKGREIKIYEPVQKFIVVAPGSIQKDKSSVLSMLKKYLGLIAGAAFAATGLEALARSRGFGIGTTPMGTAADTVYSNTEYVPRMDIHESASQETPAYGPLTKDGAIPQEDEFMGMGVPEEEFTGIEPEASTGSPAYNQDAGISDNSTFDGYIPEDMESGLVSSVPPENYDIDSLTGSPVVDNSQLVTDNISIVSEPTSSLIPYDLLSHVSIWFLFGCLFIITLLFVRELYYRKKNI, encoded by the coding sequence ATGCAAGAAAACGAAGAAATCTCAAGTTCAGAAAAAGTTCTGATCTTGCCCCTTAATGAGGGATCAAAAAAGATCACCCAGATACTTTCTAATGACAAGGCCATGAGGGTATTGGAGATCCTCACTGACAAGCCTATGTCAGCAACTGATATGGCTGAAAAACTATCAATGCCTCTCACCACTATCAAGTATAATCTGGATGCACTCGTGGAAGTCGATCTTATCAAGGTCAAACAGACAAAATGGAGTAAGAAGGGCAGGGAGATCAAGATATACGAGCCGGTCCAGAAATTCATAGTCGTGGCACCGGGGAGTATTCAGAAAGATAAATCCTCAGTACTCAGCATGCTCAAGAAATACCTTGGACTAATAGCCGGGGCCGCATTTGCAGCCACGGGCCTGGAGGCGCTTGCCAGGAGCAGAGGGTTTGGGATAGGAACAACTCCCATGGGAACTGCTGCAGATACAGTTTACAGTAACACCGAATATGTTCCCAGAATGGACATTCATGAGAGTGCTTCGCAGGAAACACCTGCTTATGGACCTCTTACGAAAGACGGGGCAATCCCTCAGGAAGATGAATTTATGGGCATGGGAGTCCCGGAAGAGGAGTTCACTGGCATCGAGCCAGAAGCATCAACGGGGAGTCCAGCCTATAATCAGGACGCTGGAATTTCAGATAATTCCACATTTGATGGCTATATTCCAGAAGATATGGAATCCGGACTCGTTTCCTCTGTTCCGCCTGAGAACTATGATATCGATAGCCTGACAGGCTCACCGGTCGTGGACAATTCCCAACTTGTAACAGACAACATATCCATTGTATCCGAGCCCACCTCAAGCCTGATACCATATGATCTTCTGTCCCATGTAAGCATATGGTTCCTTTTTGGCTGCCTGTTCATCATCACCCTGCTTTTCGTGAGAGAACTGTATTATAGAAAAAAGAATATATGA
- a CDS encoding putative nucleotidyltransferase: MLYLGRYLARDRSAGSHVKLDVRRPHAILVSGKRGYGKSYTMSVIIEELLMLPEVARMNIAPIVIDTMGIFWTFTKSNDIQLKSLQDWGLEASGFPTNVFVPQSSKKSYEQRDIPVKSVAIPLSHMDGYEWCQLFGVDPISSTGVLIVRVLESLREKSSSFSFEDVMDALMEDERSDLVSRSAANNYFRTAMSWGVFAAEGWETSDLVKGGSLAVIDISTIKNPDVRSAIVGFIAKDIYHKRLHARRSYEKMLMGDGIIEKGIPMVWMFIDEAQQFVPREGTTLASDILINEWLRQGPQPGLSLVMATQRPASLHPDVMSQSDIVICHRLTSREDIIALESARPTYVREDFGESLRKMGNERGTALVVDDTTETAHIIRMRPRLSWHGGSEQLVDIG, encoded by the coding sequence ATGCTGTATCTGGGCAGGTATCTTGCGCGCGACAGGTCCGCAGGCTCTCACGTAAAGCTGGATGTCCGCAGGCCTCACGCTATCCTGGTCAGTGGCAAAAGAGGCTATGGTAAGTCTTACACAATGTCGGTCATTATTGAGGAGCTGCTGATGCTGCCCGAAGTTGCAAGGATGAACATAGCTCCTATTGTTATTGACACTATGGGGATATTCTGGACTTTTACAAAAAGCAACGATATTCAACTCAAGTCCCTGCAGGATTGGGGACTTGAAGCGTCGGGTTTTCCTACTAATGTATTTGTCCCGCAAAGCAGTAAGAAGAGCTATGAGCAGAGGGACATACCTGTAAAGTCCGTTGCTATTCCTCTCTCCCACATGGACGGTTACGAATGGTGCCAGCTATTTGGTGTTGACCCGATATCTTCCACAGGTGTCCTGATCGTGAGGGTTCTGGAGTCCCTGAGAGAAAAATCATCTTCTTTTTCATTTGAGGACGTGATGGATGCATTAATGGAAGATGAGCGCTCTGATCTGGTATCCCGGAGTGCGGCAAACAATTATTTCAGGACAGCCATGTCATGGGGTGTATTTGCGGCAGAGGGATGGGAGACATCCGATCTTGTAAAAGGGGGATCTCTTGCGGTTATCGATATAAGCACTATCAAAAACCCTGATGTAAGATCGGCTATTGTTGGTTTCATTGCAAAGGACATTTATCATAAAAGGCTGCATGCAAGACGCTCCTACGAGAAGATGCTCATGGGCGACGGGATTATCGAGAAGGGAATCCCTATGGTCTGGATGTTCATCGATGAAGCCCAGCAGTTCGTGCCCCGTGAAGGAACCACGCTTGCTTCAGATATCCTCATAAATGAGTGGTTAAGGCAGGGCCCCCAGCCTGGCTTGTCACTGGTCATGGCAACACAGCGCCCCGCCTCTCTGCATCCGGATGTGATGTCCCAGTCTGATATTGTGATATGCCACAGGCTAACATCCAGGGAAGATATCATTGCTCTTGAGTCTGCCAGGCCTACTTATGTGCGGGAGGATTTCGGGGAATCTCTCAGGAAAATGGGAAATGAGAGGGGAACAGCTCTTGTAGTGGATGACACTACCGAGACAGCTCATATTATACGGATGAGGCCCCGTTTAAGCTGGCATGGCGGCAGCGAGCAGCTCGTGGACATCGGATGA
- a CDS encoding L-lysine 2,3-aminomutase — MKTHLKRQQDIAEKINPDALISNWKDWKWQIKHSVRDIATFEKLLNIEFEPDEKKALESTLEKFPLSITPYYLSLIEVEDINNDPIFMQAFPSPKELIVSEDDMHDPLSEDKDSPVPGITHRYPDRVLFHVSNVCAMYCRHCTRKRKVGDVDHIPGRVVVQQGLDYITGNPYVRDVLLSGGDPFMLPDDYLDWILTELRSIPHVEVIRIGTRTPVVLPYRITDELVNMLSKHHPLWVNTHFNHPREITSSSKEALRKLADAGIPLGNQTVLLSGVNDCYRILKRLFHKLVANRVRPYYLYQCDLSEGLTHFRTSVGKGIEIMENLIGHTSGFAVPRYVIDAPEGGGKIPILPSYMISRSTHKVILRNYEGVITSYKEPKEYRPVYCDRDCEECKLQLKLDDAPEYRSVGIAELLSDSEKTQSLIPGNTIRVERRSID, encoded by the coding sequence ATGAAAACACATCTTAAAAGACAGCAAGATATTGCAGAGAAAATTAATCCTGATGCTCTCATTTCCAACTGGAAGGACTGGAAATGGCAGATCAAACATTCTGTCAGGGACATAGCCACTTTTGAAAAGCTACTTAACATCGAGTTTGAGCCTGACGAGAAAAAAGCACTCGAGTCAACGCTTGAAAAATTCCCTTTGTCCATAACACCTTATTACCTTTCTCTTATCGAAGTGGAAGACATAAATAACGACCCCATATTCATGCAGGCATTTCCTTCTCCAAAGGAACTGATTGTTTCTGAGGATGACATGCATGACCCTCTTTCTGAGGATAAGGACAGTCCTGTGCCGGGGATAACGCACAGGTATCCCGACAGGGTGCTTTTCCACGTGAGCAACGTGTGCGCCATGTACTGCCGGCACTGTACGCGCAAAAGAAAGGTAGGAGATGTGGATCACATTCCCGGCAGGGTCGTTGTGCAGCAGGGGCTTGATTATATTACAGGCAATCCTTATGTAAGGGATGTGCTTCTGTCCGGAGGGGATCCTTTCATGCTTCCGGATGACTATCTTGACTGGATACTCACTGAATTGCGATCAATACCTCATGTAGAGGTCATAAGGATAGGTACGAGAACTCCTGTGGTGCTACCTTACCGTATAACTGATGAACTTGTGAATATGCTGAGCAAGCATCATCCTTTATGGGTAAACACTCATTTCAATCATCCTCGTGAGATCACCTCCTCTTCAAAGGAAGCCCTGAGGAAACTGGCAGATGCCGGCATACCTCTTGGAAACCAGACAGTACTTCTCAGTGGGGTCAACGATTGCTATAGGATATTGAAGCGACTTTTCCACAAGCTTGTGGCAAATCGGGTGCGTCCGTATTACCTGTACCAATGCGACCTTTCCGAAGGCCTGACACACTTCAGGACGTCTGTCGGGAAAGGCATTGAGATCATGGAAAACCTTATAGGCCACACAAGCGGTTTTGCAGTTCCCAGATACGTGATAGATGCGCCTGAAGGGGGAGGTAAGATACCCATACTTCCTTCTTATATGATCTCCAGGTCCACCCATAAAGTAATCCTTCGTAACTACGAAGGGGTCATCACTTCTTACAAAGAGCCTAAAGAATACAGGCCTGTATATTGTGACCGCGATTGTGAGGAGTGCAAGCTCCAATTAAAACTTGATGATGCACCTGAATACAGATCAGTAGGAATCGCAGAGCTTCTTTCAGATAGCGAGAAAACGCAGAGCCTGATCCCTGGAAATACAATACGGGTGGAGAGAAGGTCCATTGACTGA
- a CDS encoding peptidase M24 yields MKTEQNLLDISETLRAHKSDAFLIVGNSNNSDIFYSTHLFSSDPFAYVQTKDASETILVPDMERKRAELESRVSRVRTLQDYDYRGKAKERGDPAVAYCDCLAQMLQELGARRIAVPRDFPYHIAQVLKEDGFSFEAIRSPFQQLRTKKSEAEIGKIRKAQDACNLAMKAAAEMIHKSEVVNGHLNYHGYDLTAEKVRAAIDMTLIEHGCEAEGTIVACGKGSASPHWEGSGLIMADEPIIIDIFPRNKRDRYYADMSRTVLKGKATERLVDMYETVLLAQETAISMVKPGVRCSDIHSRVCEIFEEKGYATYKSGSSVGFIHSTGHGVGLEIHEAPPVGERDVVLEEGNVITIEPGLYYPDVGGIRLEDLILVTADGHENLTEMEKRFVV; encoded by the coding sequence ATGAAGACCGAACAGAATTTGCTTGACATCAGTGAGACTCTCAGGGCCCATAAGTCCGATGCCTTTCTGATTGTGGGGAATTCGAATAACTCTGACATATTTTACTCCACTCATTTATTTTCTTCCGATCCATTCGCCTACGTGCAGACAAAGGATGCTTCCGAAACAATCCTTGTACCCGATATGGAACGCAAGCGGGCCGAACTGGAGTCCCGGGTCTCCCGGGTGCGTACCCTGCAGGACTATGACTACCGGGGTAAGGCTAAGGAAAGAGGAGATCCTGCAGTGGCCTATTGCGACTGCCTGGCTCAGATGCTCCAGGAACTGGGCGCGCGCAGGATAGCCGTTCCCAGAGATTTTCCCTATCATATAGCCCAGGTACTCAAGGAAGATGGCTTCTCCTTCGAGGCAATCAGAAGTCCTTTCCAGCAGTTACGCACCAAAAAAAGTGAAGCTGAGATCGGTAAGATCAGGAAGGCGCAGGATGCCTGTAATCTTGCCATGAAAGCTGCGGCAGAAATGATACACAAATCAGAGGTTGTTAACGGTCACCTTAACTACCACGGTTACGACCTGACGGCTGAGAAGGTGCGCGCTGCCATCGACATGACACTCATTGAGCATGGCTGCGAGGCCGAAGGCACAATAGTAGCGTGCGGTAAAGGTTCTGCCAGCCCGCACTGGGAAGGTTCAGGCCTGATCATGGCGGATGAGCCCATAATCATTGATATCTTCCCTCGTAATAAGCGTGACAGGTACTATGCTGATATGTCCCGTACCGTGCTCAAAGGCAAAGCTACAGAAAGGCTTGTGGATATGTACGAAACTGTCCTTCTGGCACAGGAAACTGCCATATCAATGGTAAAGCCGGGTGTCAGATGCAGCGATATACACAGCAGGGTATGCGAGATATTCGAAGAGAAAGGCTATGCAACCTACAAAAGCGGATCTTCAGTGGGTTTCATCCATTCTACCGGTCATGGTGTAGGTCTTGAGATACATGAGGCTCCTCCCGTGGGCGAGCGTGATGTAGTCCTTGAGGAGGGAAATGTTATCACCATCGAGCCGGGGCTGTACTATCCCGATGTGGGTGGCATTCGCCTGGAGGATCTTATCCTTGTAACAGCTGACGGACATGAGAACCTGACAGAGATGGAAAAGCGGTTTGTGGTGTGA
- a CDS encoding putative RNA methylase yields the protein MLYAFELSGEHDELPRKEILSCLRLAGFGFREHARLDQCLVVDIDGYAPDIDMRLMAVAERLAMSHYIIRVAGICDVRAEDIISLAENCDLPEHIAHGSTYVVRSKRIKHYGEGVKREDIEGRIGGVIFRKGYQANLSSPDIKFRLIMTDRAVFGSVVASVDRSAYEHRAPHKKPFFYPGVLMPRVARALVNISEVKPGEVLLDPFSGTAGILVEAGMLSVHVIGLEVRQMISHGARMNLEMFGADHSLLVGDACRVPLKDCSVDAIATDPPYGRSAAIKAESLHHLYSDSFSEMYRVLKKGKLAVAVSEIPVLEYATEAGFSVVDVFTQRVHKSLTRTFTVLRKD from the coding sequence ATGCTGTATGCTTTTGAATTGTCAGGGGAGCACGATGAACTTCCCCGGAAAGAGATCCTCTCCTGTCTCAGGCTGGCAGGGTTTGGCTTTAGGGAACATGCCCGCCTGGACCAGTGTCTCGTGGTTGATATCGATGGATATGCACCTGACATAGACATGAGACTTATGGCTGTGGCAGAAAGACTTGCCATGTCACATTATATAATCAGGGTCGCAGGCATATGTGATGTCAGGGCTGAAGACATCATATCGCTGGCTGAGAACTGTGACCTCCCCGAACACATCGCACACGGCAGCACCTATGTAGTGCGCTCAAAGAGAATAAAGCATTATGGGGAAGGTGTGAAAAGGGAAGATATCGAAGGCAGGATAGGCGGCGTCATCTTCCGCAAAGGCTATCAGGCAAACCTTAGTTCTCCAGATATCAAGTTCCGGCTGATAATGACCGACAGGGCTGTCTTTGGATCAGTTGTCGCGTCAGTTGACAGGAGTGCCTATGAGCACAGGGCCCCCCATAAAAAACCTTTCTTCTATCCCGGCGTACTGATGCCCAGGGTTGCAAGGGCTCTTGTGAATATCAGTGAAGTGAAGCCCGGAGAAGTGCTCCTTGACCCTTTTAGCGGAACTGCCGGCATACTTGTGGAGGCAGGCATGCTTTCTGTCCATGTCATAGGACTTGAGGTGAGGCAGATGATCTCTCATGGAGCCAGGATGAACCTTGAAATGTTTGGCGCAGACCACTCCCTCCTGGTCGGGGATGCCTGCCGGGTTCCCCTGAAGGACTGCAGTGTGGATGCGATAGCAACCGACCCTCCTTACGGACGCTCGGCAGCCATAAAAGCCGAATCACTTCATCACCTGTATTCCGATTCTTTCTCAGAGATGTACAGGGTGCTGAAAAAAGGTAAGCTTGCAGTGGCAGTTTCAGAGATCCCGGTACTTGAGTACGCTACAGAGGCCGGCTTTTCTGTTGTGGACGTATTCACCCAGCGGGTTCACAAGAGCCTTACAAGAACCTTCACTGTGCTGCGCAAGGACTGA
- the leuD gene encoding 3-isopropylmalate dehydratase small subunit, with the protein MKGRVWKFGDDVDTDAVIPGRYLILNTSKELAAHAFEGVRPEFAKQVKEGDIIVAGNNFGCGSSREHAPIALKGTKISCVIAKSFARIFFRNSINIGVALLECPDTDRISDGDELDVDFATGVITNVSRDEKYQATPLPDFVRGIMDAGGLIEYTRKII; encoded by the coding sequence ATGAAAGGAAGAGTCTGGAAATTCGGAGATGATGTCGATACGGATGCTGTCATTCCTGGCAGGTATCTTATCCTCAATACCTCAAAAGAGCTTGCAGCCCATGCATTTGAAGGCGTGAGGCCGGAATTCGCGAAGCAGGTAAAAGAAGGCGATATTATTGTTGCAGGGAATAATTTTGGCTGCGGCTCCTCAAGGGAACATGCACCTATAGCTCTGAAAGGTACTAAGATCTCTTGCGTGATAGCCAAGTCCTTTGCACGCATCTTTTTCAGGAACTCCATCAATATCGGTGTCGCACTTCTTGAATGTCCTGACACTGACAGGATATCCGACGGTGACGAGCTGGATGTGGACTTTGCAACAGGTGTTATCACAAATGTCAGCAGGGATGAGAAATACCAGGCGACCCCGCTTCCTGACTTCGTGAGGGGCATCATGGATGCCGGCGGCCTGATAGAATATACAAGAAAAATCATCTGA
- a CDS encoding methionine aminopeptidase, producing the protein MKEVPPMTDEILEKYFKAGRILSQVRSEAKDRIKIGTSMLEVADFVEKRTVELGADGSAFPCNLSRNDEAAHATPLPGDETVFGEDVVKLDLGVHVDGYIADSAVTVDLTGRYGDLVKASEAALYAAIDTVKNGVTTSEIGAAIEDAITSYGFKPIGNLTGHGLAQYIPHAHPSVPNRRIGGGSLLHTGDAIAIEPFATDGAGKVTDGSLTEIFQVIRSKPVRLPAARQLLKDLEPYRTLPFARRWLQGDKLDYSLLQLEKAGIVHSFPVLREAAGGMVSQAEHTLIVTDDGCHATTK; encoded by the coding sequence ATGAAAGAAGTACCCCCGATGACAGATGAGATTTTGGAGAAATATTTTAAAGCTGGCAGGATACTCTCGCAGGTAAGAAGTGAGGCAAAGGACAGGATAAAGATTGGCACCAGCATGCTGGAAGTGGCTGATTTTGTTGAGAAGCGGACTGTAGAACTGGGAGCCGACGGTTCAGCTTTTCCATGCAACCTTTCGCGCAATGATGAGGCCGCCCACGCGACCCCTCTGCCGGGTGATGAAACCGTTTTCGGGGAGGATGTGGTGAAACTTGACCTTGGCGTCCATGTCGATGGCTATATCGCAGACTCAGCTGTAACAGTAGACCTCACCGGAAGATATGGTGACCTTGTAAAAGCCTCGGAGGCTGCCCTTTATGCTGCCATTGACACTGTAAAGAACGGTGTGACCACCTCAGAGATCGGTGCAGCTATAGAGGATGCCATCACATCATATGGCTTCAAACCCATCGGCAATCTAACAGGGCATGGCCTGGCCCAGTATATTCCCCATGCTCATCCGAGTGTTCCCAATCGCAGGATTGGCGGTGGTTCCTTACTGCACACCGGCGATGCCATAGCTATCGAACCCTTCGCCACCGATGGTGCAGGGAAGGTTACTGATGGAAGCCTCACTGAGATCTTCCAGGTGATACGCAGCAAGCCCGTGAGGCTGCCTGCCGCCAGGCAATTGCTGAAGGATCTTGAGCCATACAGGACCCTGCCTTTTGCAAGAAGGTGGCTTCAGGGTGATAAGCTCGATTATTCCCTGCTCCAGCTTGAGAAAGCAGGCATAGTCCATTCATTCCCGGTGCTCAGGGAAGCGGCCGGGGGAATGGTCTCCCAGGCTGAACATACCCTCATCGTAACAGATGACGGGTGCCATGCAACAACGAAGTGA
- a CDS encoding IMP biosynthesis enzyme PurP domain-containing protein has protein sequence MITKERIMEIIGNYDLENLSIATVCSHSSLQIFDGARKEGFRTIGICVKKPPRFYDAFPRSKPDEFIIVNSYKDIPGIVDQLVSKNAIIIPHGSFVEYLGHENFVDLAVPSFGNRAVLEWESDREKERVWLEGAGIHMPRKVNPRDINGPVMVKYDGAKGGKGFFIAKNYKEFTEHLKPDEKFTIQEFITGTRYYFHYFYSPLRQEGYRLSEGILEMLSMDRRVESNADEIFRLGSPRELEEAGIHPTYVVTGNVPLVARESLLPLIFELGEKVVEESLSLFGGMIGPFCLETVVTDNLEIKVFEISARIVAGTNLYLNGSPYSDLIEPGLSTGKRIAQEIKYAKSVNQLDKILS, from the coding sequence ATGATTACTAAAGAACGTATAATGGAGATCATCGGGAACTACGACCTTGAAAACCTTAGCATTGCAACGGTATGTTCCCACTCAAGCCTTCAGATCTTTGACGGGGCAAGGAAGGAAGGTTTCAGGACCATAGGAATATGTGTCAAAAAACCTCCCCGATTCTATGATGCATTCCCCCGATCAAAGCCAGATGAGTTCATTATAGTTAACAGTTATAAGGACATCCCGGGCATAGTCGATCAGCTTGTCTCAAAGAACGCCATTATTATCCCCCATGGATCTTTTGTCGAATACCTTGGGCATGAGAATTTCGTAGACCTGGCAGTACCCTCGTTTGGTAACAGGGCTGTGCTGGAATGGGAATCTGACAGGGAGAAAGAACGGGTATGGCTTGAGGGTGCCGGTATCCACATGCCAAGAAAGGTGAATCCGAGGGATATCAATGGCCCTGTCATGGTCAAATACGATGGGGCAAAGGGTGGCAAGGGTTTCTTCATCGCCAAGAACTACAAAGAGTTCACTGAGCATTTAAAACCTGATGAGAAATTCACGATCCAGGAGTTCATAACCGGTACGAGGTACTATTTCCATTATTTCTATTCTCCCTTGCGCCAGGAAGGCTACCGCCTGAGCGAGGGTATACTGGAGATGCTGAGCATGGACCGCAGGGTCGAGTCCAATGCCGATGAGATCTTCAGGCTGGGTTCTCCCCGGGAACTTGAGGAGGCAGGCATACATCCGACATACGTTGTTACAGGTAACGTACCTCTTGTGGCTAGAGAATCTCTGCTGCCGCTCATATTCGAGCTGGGGGAAAAGGTTGTCGAAGAGTCCCTGAGCCTCTTTGGAGGCATGATCGGTCCGTTCTGCCTTGAGACCGTGGTCACTGACAACCTCGAGATCAAGGTATTCGAAATATCTGCCAGGATCGTCGCAGGTACCAACCTCTATCTCAATGGTTCTCCTTACTCTGATCTTATCGAGCCCGGCCTGTCCACAGGCAAGAGGATAGCCCAGGAGATAAAGTACGCAAAGTCCGTGAACCAACTGGACAAGATTTTATCATAA
- a CDS encoding putative transcriptional regulator — protein MVNKKDLMILSILQNGARIPISEIAKKVSLSENGVRYRLEKLEEEGYIKNYVVLLNPRKFGKRTFAIFNLELENKQIKNSIRKLAEIEDLIKIYQTTGQYSIKAFGLFDDEENLTDFINDRLLQEIPIQNYSVEIITKSIKDGIYSV, from the coding sequence ATGGTGAACAAAAAAGACCTGATGATACTATCTATTCTGCAGAATGGAGCCAGGATACCTATCTCGGAGATAGCCAAGAAGGTCAGTCTTAGCGAAAATGGTGTCAGGTACCGGCTGGAGAAACTTGAAGAGGAAGGGTACATAAAGAATTACGTTGTCCTGCTCAATCCCAGGAAATTCGGGAAAAGGACTTTTGCCATCTTCAACCTTGAACTTGAGAACAAACAGATAAAGAACAGCATCAGGAAACTGGCCGAGATCGAAGACCTGATAAAGATATATCAGACAACTGGGCAATACTCAATAAAAGCTTTCGGACTTTTCGATGATGAAGAAAACCTTACAGACTTCATTAACGACAGGCTCCTGCAGGAGATACCTATCCAGAACTACAGTGTAGAGATAATCACTAAAAGTATCAAGGATGGCATATATAGTGTCTGA
- a CDS encoding tRNA pseudouridine synthase A, with amino-acid sequence MRVALKIAYVGTGFHGSQIQPNVATIEGEIFRALTELEIIQDPRSANFTSAGRTDAGVHARELVIAFDTDKIHLAIPRVINSKLPTAIWAWAHAEIPEDFDPRRAAIARKYRYIMSGEQYDISRIRSASRILAGTHDFSNFCTKEGEKSTVRTIEKVDIRVSGTLTKIDIQANSFLWNMVRKIVTALTMVGSGARDEAWLQQMLEPEIYEEGLESAPAYGLTLMEIIYPQPIEWCEDAYSIRKANENFHEYMIRHRVMAEVMDHLVPKDQGSH; translated from the coding sequence ATGAGAGTAGCACTTAAGATCGCATACGTTGGCACGGGATTTCACGGGTCACAGATACAGCCGAATGTTGCAACCATTGAAGGGGAGATCTTCAGGGCACTCACGGAACTGGAGATAATCCAGGACCCCAGATCAGCCAATTTTACAAGTGCAGGAAGGACAGACGCCGGCGTACATGCACGTGAGCTGGTCATTGCCTTTGATACTGATAAGATCCATCTTGCCATTCCAAGGGTTATCAATTCCAAACTGCCGACAGCTATATGGGCCTGGGCACATGCCGAAATACCTGAAGATTTCGATCCAAGGAGAGCGGCTATCGCAAGAAAGTACAGGTATATCATGAGCGGAGAGCAATATGATATCTCAAGGATCAGGTCGGCCTCCAGAATACTTGCGGGGACTCATGATTTCTCTAATTTCTGTACAAAGGAAGGAGAGAAAAGTACCGTCCGCACGATCGAAAAAGTGGATATAAGGGTCAGCGGGACACTGACAAAGATCGATATCCAGGCAAACAGCTTCCTCTGGAACATGGTACGTAAGATCGTGACTGCTCTTACCATGGTTGGAAGCGGCGCCAGGGACGAGGCATGGCTGCAACAGATGCTTGAGCCTGAGATATATGAGGAAGGACTGGAATCCGCACCTGCATACGGGCTTACTCTAATGGAGATAATCTACCCGCAGCCCATAGAATGGTGCGAGGACGCCTACTCGATCCGTAAAGCCAACGAGAATTTCCACGAATACATGATACGCCATCGTGTCATGGCAGAAGTGATGGACCATCTGGTGCCAAAAGATCAGGGATCACACTGA